The window AGTTTCTGCTCCCGGGTGAACGAGCAATGGTCCGTCGCGATGACCTGTATTTCCCCGTTCAACACCGCCTGCTGCAACGCCTCGTTGTCTTCCTTGTCCCGAAGCGGAGGCGTCATCACATACAGGGCGCCATCCGGACCTTCCAGCTTGCTGCGGTCCAAGAACAGGTACGTCGGCGTCGTCTCCACGATGATCCGCGTGCCCATGTCACGAAGCTTGCGCACCATCTCCAGACCTTTCTTGCTGGAAAGGTGAACGATGTACAGCGGCATCTCCAGATCGTGGGCGATCATGCCGACCGTTTCGATCCCTTTGGCCTCCACCTCGCTGGGGCGGAGCACGGCGTGTGCGGGAGGATCATACGGCCCTTTGTACGATGCGTTGATCTTCTGGATCATGGCGTCATCCTCGCAGTGGACGCAGATCATCATGCCCAGCTTCTTCGCCAAGGCGAACACTTTCCTCAGTTCCTCTTTCTTCTCCACCATGTACCCGACGTTCTTGTACGTGGTGAACATCTTCAGCACCCGGACGCCCCGATCCTTCAGATCGGACAGTTCATCCTCCAGCGTGTCCCGCCAGGCGTACACCCCTTGGTGGATGGAGAAATCGATGGCCATCTCCTTGTCCATCGCTCCGATCCGCTCCGAGGCGCACTTTTCCAAATGCCCCTTCTTGTCATCATCGGCGAAATCAATCACCGTGGTCACCCCGCCGAACGCGGCGAGCTGGCTTCCCTCGACGAACGAGTCAGGCCGTCACCGTACCCCGGCTGACCAGATGATAATGGGTATGGGCGTCAATCAGGCCGGGAAGCAGGCACAGCCCGTGGGCGTTGACGATCTGCGTGCCGGCAGGCACCTCCGTCTCGTCAATGTGCGTCGAAATATGGGTGATTTTCGATCCTTGTACCAGGACATCGGCGTGCCGTGTCCATTCGGTATCCACCAAAAGTCCATTTTGAATGAGTAGGTTCTGCATGTTTCAAGTATAGCATAGGAATCCCGAAGCGTGTATCTCATCAGGCACCATACGAGCCATCCAAACGTCCAACAACGGTATGATGGGGGCATCCGTGGATCCATGCGGGATCCGCAGTGCCCTTCTGGATGATCTCCTTGATCGTCTTGGCAAGTTTGTCCAGCGTCTCCACGCTTTCACTCTCCGTCGGTTCGAACACCAAGGCTTCCTCCACAGAAGCGGGGAATCCCAGTGTCGGTGGGTGGTAGCCCCGCTCGATCAACGCCATGGCGATGTCCCGGGCGGAGATGCCGTATCGTTCCTTCAGGCTTTTGCAACTGACGACGAACTGGTGCATGCACCGATCGCCGAACGGAAGATCGAACTGGTCTTTCAACAAGGAAAGCAGATAGTTTGCGTTCAGCACGGCATGGGCGCTCGCCGCCCTTAGCCCATCACTCCCCATCCGAAGAATGTAGACGTACGCCTGGGCCAGTACCAGGAAATTTCCCCAGAACACGCAGCTCTTGCCGATGGTGCGGTCCCCGGTCCAATCCAGCGCATAGGTGTTCTCCGTCAAAACAATGTCCGGTTTGGGGAGGAAAGGAACCAGCTCATCACTGACCAATACCGCCCCAGCCCCGGGACCGCCACCCCCATGGGGAGCGGCGAAGGTTTTCTGCAGGTCCAGATGCACCAGGTCAAAGCCCATGTCCCGCACCGTCGCCATTCCCATCAAGGCATTGAAGTTCACCCCGTCGTAGTACAGTTTCCCTCCGGCCTGATGGACCATCGAGGCGATGGATCGGGTTTCCGTTTCAAACAGTCCCAGCGCATTGGGATTGGACAACACCACGGCGGCGACCGACGCATCCAATTGGGTGGAGAGATCCGACCGGTCCAGCTGGCCCTTGGGGGTCGTCTTCACCATCCGTACAACGAATCCCCTGCATCGCGCGGCTTCTGATTCGGCGGGAGAGGCAACGTCACTCACCAAAACGGTGTTTCGTTCCGTCTGGTTTTGGGAACGCAACCACGCCCGGATGACGTTCAGCCCGATGCACGTGCCATGGAGGGCGGAACAGGCTTGGAGCGTACCCCAACGCATTCCGGTAATGGACGACAGGTCTTCCAGAAGGTTATACATCAACGACAGGCACCCTTGGGTGGAAGCGGTATCCTGCATGGGATGCATCTGGGTAAGGGACGGCATGCCATCCACCGTTTCCGATACCTTGGGATTGTACTTCATCGTACAGGCGCCCAGCGGGTCGATCCCCTCATCCACCCCGTAGGACAGGTTGGACAGCCGGGTGAAATGACGCACGACATCCAGTTCGGAAACCTCGGGCAACAGCGCCTTTGTGGTTCGCACCAGATCTGCGGGAAGCGGATCCACCGTCTTCTCGAATCCACGGGGAAGGTCCATCGGTGGGAAACTGTACGCTTTTCGTCCTGGCTTGGACAGTTCGATCAAAAGTCGTTCACTCATCTGAGCACCCTCCGCGCGGCGGCAAGATAGGTTTCCATCTCCTCCCTGCTCCGTTTTTCCGTCACGGAGACGAGAAGCACCAGCTCATCCTCCGGCTGATGCGTCAGCGCCTGGAGCCGCACCCCGGCGAAGAGACCCTCGTTGCGAAGCTCCTGGATGTATTTGCGCATCCGCTTGGCGTCATGGAACCGCAAGGGGAACTCACACCAGAATGGATGATCCCAGGCAAGCTCCACACCTCCCAGTTCGGCAAGATTGGATTGCAGGTAATGGGACTTGACGTAACACTGCCACGCGGCGTCCTTCACCCCTTGCCATCCGACGAGAGAGAGATAGACGGTCGTCCTCAATGCCGCCAGGCTGTTGGTGTCCGCATTGGTATGGGATGCAAGGACAAACGCCCGTTTTCCTCGTTCATCCTTGGTTTGTCCGACGACCACCCCCGGGAGAAAGGCGGAAAGCGGTTTCGTCACGGCAAGGTATCCGCAGGAAGGACCGCCGAACGACATGGGAAGGCCGAACGGCTGGGTGTCCCCGACGGCGATGTCGGCACCCCATTCCCGTTGGCTTTTCTGCAGTCCCACCGACATGGGGTCGGAGGAGACGCACAACAGCGCCCCCGCTTTATGCATCGTTTCGGCCACAGAGGTATAATCCTCCAGAAAGCCATACCGGTTGGGGCTCTGGACCAACACCCCGGCCACGTCATCCGAAAGCGCGGATTCAAGAGAGGAAAGATCACACAGCCCATCGGCTTGGGGGAGCATCACCAGAACATGGTCGGTGTGGGAAGCCCACGTTCTGAGCACGGACAAGGCAAACGGATGGATTGTCGGGGAGACCAACAACGTATGCCGTCCCTTTCGTGCCGCAAGACAGATGCCTGCGGCTTGGGTGAGCGCGTTGGCCGCATCATATGTCGAGGCGTTGGACGCGTCCATCCCGGTGATCTGGCAGATCATGCTCTGGAACTCAAAGAACACCTGGAGCAATCCTTGGCTGATCTCCTCCTGGGAAGGCGCGTTTGCCGTCAGGAACGAGGGAAGATGGGATATGGCGTCCACCGCAGCCGGGATGATGTGGTCGTAACATCCCGCCCCGAGGAACGGCACGCCCCGCTGATTGCGCGTCCCGATGCTCTCCAGCATCCGGATCACCTCGTCTTCGCTTCGTCCTTGGCTGATCGGCACGCTGTCGGAAAGGAGAATATCCTCCCCTACGTCCCGATACAATTCCTCGATGCTTCCCGCTCCGATGGCGTCCAGCATCGCCTTCCGATCCTCATCAGTATGCGGAATATACGGATATACCATACAAATCCCTTCCCCTCTTCACATAAAAAACGCCGTCGAAACACCGACGGCGTCACATTACCATATCATCCGATGCACCCCTTTTGAGGGTTCATCGCGTTCTGCGCATCGCACTGTTTTCCCTGTGTTTCCATGCAATCACCGGGATTGCGGATCCTCAACCAACGGGAACTGTTCCTGCAGGAATGAGAGGTCAAGGTCGGGATACAACGGGAAGCGCTTGAGCAACGCTTCGATCCGGTCGTACGCTTCCTTCTTCGCCGCGGGATCAATGTGCGCGGTGCTCTTGGATTCCTGACCCGCCTTCTCCCCTTTGGCAAGGATTGCCGGACGGCTGTGCTTCAACACCAGGGCGATTACATCGGCGATCTCCTTCATCTCCGGTTTTCCCATCCCCAGCGTGGTGACGGCCGGCGTTCCGATGCGCAGCCCGCTGGTGTACCACGGTCCATTGGGATCGAACGGCAACGCGTTGCGGTTCAGCGTGATGCCACACTCGCGAAGCGCGCCTTCCGCCTGTCTGCCGTTCAGCCCGAACGGACGGACATCCAGCAACATCAGATGGTTGTCCGTTCCATCCGTATCAAGCGGGATTCCCTGACGCATCAACTCATCGGCAAGGAACTTGGCGTTGTCCACGATCTGCTGGGCGTACGTCTTGAACGACGGATCCAACGCTTCGGTCAGGGCGATGGCTTTGGCGGCCATCATCTGGGGAAGCGGACCACCGATGACCAGCGGACATCCTTTGTCCACGCTCTCCGCGTACTCCTTCTTGCACAGGATCATGCCGCCACGAGGGCCGCGAAGCGTCTTGTGGGTCGTCGTGGTGACGACATCAGCCCACGCCACGGGATCATACGGGCCGGTGAACACCTTTCCCGCGACCAGGCCTGCGAAATGGGCCATATCCACCATGAAGGTGGCGCCCACCTTGTGGGCGATCTCGCTCATCCGCTTGAAGTCGACCTTCCGGGGATATGCGCTGTAGCCGGCGATCAAAATCAACGGCTTGATCTCCATCGCCATCTTCTCAATGGCGTCATAATCCAGCAACTTGGTCTTCTCATCCACCGTATAGCTGTAGGCGTCAAACATCTGCGCAGAGACGTTCTGCCGGTATCCGTGGGTCAGGTGCCCGCCGGAATAGTAGTCAAGCCCCAGAATCCGCTGGTTGCCCAACTTGGCGCGGATCTTGTTCCAATCCTCACGGGACAGGTGGGAGGGGTTGGTCACTCCCAACTCCTCAAACGCCGGCATCTGGATGCGGGTGTTGAGGATTGCCCAATAGGCGCAGAGGTTGGCGTCGGCGCCGCTGTGCGGCTGCATGTAGGCATGCTCCGCGCCGAACAGCTTGCACGCCTGTTCGTCGGCGAACGCCTCAATGGCGTCCACATTGTCGCATCCGGCATAGAACCGATGATACGGATACCCCTCGCTGTACTTGTCCGTCAGCAGGTTGCCCATGGCGCATTGCACGGAAAGGGAGGAGAAGTTCTCACTGGCGATCAACTTCAGATGGGTACGTTGGTCGGCGAGTTCCTGGACGATCCGTCCCGCCACAAGCGGCGACACCTTCGCCACTTCTTCCAAATTCGCGACATAAGCCACCATTGCGGCCTTGACGTCCTTGTTGCCTTCCAGATATGCACGCAACGCATCCATTGCCATCACCTCTGTCATGAACGTTTGCCTGTATTGTCCTTCTTTGCCCAACTCATTGTCAATGAACCTAGCCAAGAAACAGCCGGAAGGGTACAATGAGGAGCATGAACAGCGGTATCTGGCTCGACGTCAGTTCCATGGGAATTCTTGCCCTCCTTCTCGTCATCTACCAATACCGCGGTGACATACCCATACGACAGAACAAAATTCTCTTTTCCATGGTAAGACTGGCTTGTGTCTCCACCGTGGCGGACCTGGTCTGCGGACTGTATCTGGAAGGCACCATCCCTTCGTCAGACTGGGGTTTCTACATCGCCAAGGGCGTGATGGTATACGCCCAGACAACCAATGCATTCTTCCTGCTGTTGTACGTCAGGGAACTGACCAAACGAAGGAATACCCTCCGCGCCCAACGTGTGTTGCTTCTTTTCCCTTACATCCTGCAGACCGTCATGGTCATCGTCAACGTCCTGATCCGTTCCCGGGATTTTCTGGAAGGACCTTCCCTCCACCAGTTCGGCATTCCGACGATCATCATGACCATCACCAGCAGTTACTTCGTCATCATGTCGGTGGTGCTGTTGTTCCTGCATCATTCCAAACTGACCCCCTACACCATCCTGGCACTCTGCGCGTATCTGCTTTTCTCCTATCTGGGTTCCATCTGGCAGTTGAACGATCCCAACATCCGTCTTGCCAATTTCACCATGGTCCTCGGCCTGCTCAACCTGTACCTGACCGTCCAGAACCCTGAAGAGATCATCGACGGACAAACGGGATGCCTGAACAGAAAGGCGTTCACCAAAACCACCGAAGTGGCGCTGGAGGGAAAACAAGCCGAAACAATCGTCGTCATCGGAATCAAGGATTTTCCCCTGCTCACCGGACTCATGGACAGCGCTTCCACGACAGACCTTCTGACCCACCTGGTCGCCTCGCTTGGCCCCATCATCCAAGGCTCCGATCTGTATCGCATCGCCCAGGACCAGTTTGCCGTGTCGTTTGCCCCGGGAAAAGGGCTTAAGGCCGCAACAAACGCGCTTCTGTTGTTCTCCCAGACATGGAAAACGTCATCCCTGTCCCTGACGATGGAAGGATACAGCTGTGTGATCAGGCTGCCGGAAGACGCTTCCACGATGGATACGTTCTTCATGCTCACCGAACAGCTCAGGGTGAAAGCACATGAACAAGCACAAGAAAAGGTCCCCATCCCGGTGAATCAGTTGGATGTCCAGGAAGGCATCCGGCGGCAGAAGATCCACAATCTCGTCCTGGACTCGGATGAACGGAACCTGATCCTGTTGTTCCGACCAATCTATTCCGCCAAGGAGGGGAAAACCTCAGGGCTCCGGGCATCCCTTGCCCTGCAAGACGCCTCGGTCGGAATTGTGGAACAGGATGAGTTTCTGCCCTACGCAGACAAAAACAGTTCCATTTTCCGTTACAGCGAGTATCTGGTCCGTCGCTGTTGCGCCTTGTTGGGTCAAGGCATCCTCAGGGAACTGGGATTCACCCACCTAACCGTCACGCTTACCTCAGCCCAGTGGCTTCAGTTCGGTCTGGCGGAGTTGATCATAGGATACCTGGCCCAATATCTGATCGACCCATCCACCCTCTCGTTCGAAATCAAATGCGAGACGATCAACCAGGCTCCGGAGGGGGTGCGCTCCACGCTGATGACGCTCTCTGAACGGGGCGTTCACATCGTCATCACTCGATATGGGGAAGGGTTCACCGAGATCCACACCAATCTTCGTCTTTCCCAAGCAACAATCTCCTTGGGCAGTGACCAGTTTCCTCCACCCGAGGGCCGCGCTCTCTTCCCGTTGATCATCCACAGCAGCGTGGAGCTCTTTGGAAAAATCGGATTTACCTGCGCCGTGGACGGCATCCAGTCCGAAGCGGAAAAAACGGAATGCCTTTCGCAGGGTGTCGCATACCTTTCCGGGTCTTGGTTCGGTGGTCCGTACACGCTGGAGGAGCTTGCCCATGTTCGTTGAATACAACATCTGGTTTGATATCAGCGGACTGGCCATCCTGTTCGTCATCACGTTGCTGTACATCTTGAAGAATTCGGTGGAGGACAACACCAGCCTGATGTTCCGTCTTACGC of the Sphaerochaeta sp. genome contains:
- a CDS encoding amidohydrolase family protein, yielding MIDFADDDKKGHLEKCASERIGAMDKEMAIDFSIHQGVYAWRDTLEDELSDLKDRGVRVLKMFTTYKNVGYMVEKKEELRKVFALAKKLGMMICVHCEDDAMIQKINASYKGPYDPPAHAVLRPSEVEAKGIETVGMIAHDLEMPLYIVHLSSKKGLEMVRKLRDMGTRIIVETTPTYLFLDRSKLEGPDGALYVMTPPLRDKEDNEALQQAVLNGEIQVIATDHCSFTREQKLSSKDCRTIYPGIPGTEELLPLVHTFAAHSGKIGLQQVVNLLSTGPAKAFGLYPRKGAIKVGSDADIVLFDPDEAWTLSKESTHSAAGYTPYEGVQVLGKVKFTYNRGRLVMGDSIYLGIPGNGKFIAQGEPAHLTTMMH
- a CDS encoding glycine hydroxymethyltransferase, with protein sequence MAMDALRAYLEGNKDVKAAMVAYVANLEEVAKVSPLVAGRIVQELADQRTHLKLIASENFSSLSVQCAMGNLLTDKYSEGYPYHRFYAGCDNVDAIEAFADEQACKLFGAEHAYMQPHSGADANLCAYWAILNTRIQMPAFEELGVTNPSHLSREDWNKIRAKLGNQRILGLDYYSGGHLTHGYRQNVSAQMFDAYSYTVDEKTKLLDYDAIEKMAMEIKPLILIAGYSAYPRKVDFKRMSEIAHKVGATFMVDMAHFAGLVAGKVFTGPYDPVAWADVVTTTTHKTLRGPRGGMILCKKEYAESVDKGCPLVIGGPLPQMMAAKAIALTEALDPSFKTYAQQIVDNAKFLADELMRQGIPLDTDGTDNHLMLLDVRPFGLNGRQAEGALRECGITLNRNALPFDPNGPWYTSGLRIGTPAVTTLGMGKPEMKEIADVIALVLKHSRPAILAKGEKAGQESKSTAHIDPAAKKEAYDRIEALLKRFPLYPDLDLSFLQEQFPLVEDPQSR
- the gcvPA gene encoding aminomethyl-transferring glycine dehydrogenase subunit GcvPA, producing MVYPYIPHTDEDRKAMLDAIGAGSIEELYRDVGEDILLSDSVPISQGRSEDEVIRMLESIGTRNQRGVPFLGAGCYDHIIPAAVDAISHLPSFLTANAPSQEEISQGLLQVFFEFQSMICQITGMDASNASTYDAANALTQAAGICLAARKGRHTLLVSPTIHPFALSVLRTWASHTDHVLVMLPQADGLCDLSSLESALSDDVAGVLVQSPNRYGFLEDYTSVAETMHKAGALLCVSSDPMSVGLQKSQREWGADIAVGDTQPFGLPMSFGGPSCGYLAVTKPLSAFLPGVVVGQTKDERGKRAFVLASHTNADTNSLAALRTTVYLSLVGWQGVKDAAWQCYVKSHYLQSNLAELGGVELAWDHPFWCEFPLRFHDAKRMRKYIQELRNEGLFAGVRLQALTHQPEDELVLLVSVTEKRSREEMETYLAAARRVLR
- the gcvPB gene encoding aminomethyl-transferring glycine dehydrogenase subunit GcvPB, yielding MSERLLIELSKPGRKAYSFPPMDLPRGFEKTVDPLPADLVRTTKALLPEVSELDVVRHFTRLSNLSYGVDEGIDPLGACTMKYNPKVSETVDGMPSLTQMHPMQDTASTQGCLSLMYNLLEDLSSITGMRWGTLQACSALHGTCIGLNVIRAWLRSQNQTERNTVLVSDVASPAESEAARCRGFVVRMVKTTPKGQLDRSDLSTQLDASVAAVVLSNPNALGLFETETRSIASMVHQAGGKLYYDGVNFNALMGMATVRDMGFDLVHLDLQKTFAAPHGGGGPGAGAVLVSDELVPFLPKPDIVLTENTYALDWTGDRTIGKSCVFWGNFLVLAQAYVYILRMGSDGLRAASAHAVLNANYLLSLLKDQFDLPFGDRCMHQFVVSCKSLKERYGISARDIAMALIERGYHPPTLGFPASVEEALVFEPTESESVETLDKLAKTIKEIIQKGTADPAWIHGCPHHTVVGRLDGSYGA
- a CDS encoding EAL domain-containing protein, translating into MNSGIWLDVSSMGILALLLVIYQYRGDIPIRQNKILFSMVRLACVSTVADLVCGLYLEGTIPSSDWGFYIAKGVMVYAQTTNAFFLLLYVRELTKRRNTLRAQRVLLLFPYILQTVMVIVNVLIRSRDFLEGPSLHQFGIPTIIMTITSSYFVIMSVVLLFLHHSKLTPYTILALCAYLLFSYLGSIWQLNDPNIRLANFTMVLGLLNLYLTVQNPEEIIDGQTGCLNRKAFTKTTEVALEGKQAETIVVIGIKDFPLLTGLMDSASTTDLLTHLVASLGPIIQGSDLYRIAQDQFAVSFAPGKGLKAATNALLLFSQTWKTSSLSLTMEGYSCVIRLPEDASTMDTFFMLTEQLRVKAHEQAQEKVPIPVNQLDVQEGIRRQKIHNLVLDSDERNLILLFRPIYSAKEGKTSGLRASLALQDASVGIVEQDEFLPYADKNSSIFRYSEYLVRRCCALLGQGILRELGFTHLTVTLTSAQWLQFGLAELIIGYLAQYLIDPSTLSFEIKCETINQAPEGVRSTLMTLSERGVHIVITRYGEGFTEIHTNLRLSQATISLGSDQFPPPEGRALFPLIIHSSVELFGKIGFTCAVDGIQSEAEKTECLSQGVAYLSGSWFGGPYTLEELAHVR